A part of Desulfomicrobium baculatum DSM 4028 genomic DNA contains:
- a CDS encoding OmpA family protein, protein MIARILLLILCLAFAGCATKGTTVVLLEDLDGSVGQVQVSTPAGTQHLSAAGHSTRVSDSSATPDALRTLDQKKIEREYGPVLQAMPTPPETFLLYFEFGRSELTAESKPVPPMIIEAITRRNSRDVRINGHSDTIGQREDNARLSLERAEGARDILIKEGIDPSIMQVFSHGEGNLLIPTADDTPEPRNRRVEVLVR, encoded by the coding sequence ATGATCGCACGCATTCTTCTGCTCATCCTTTGCCTGGCCTTTGCCGGCTGCGCAACCAAAGGTACAACCGTGGTCCTGCTCGAAGACCTTGACGGCTCGGTAGGACAGGTCCAGGTCAGCACTCCGGCCGGAACGCAACATCTGTCCGCCGCCGGGCACAGCACACGGGTCAGCGACTCCTCGGCCACGCCGGACGCCCTGCGCACCCTTGACCAAAAAAAGATTGAACGCGAGTACGGTCCGGTTCTTCAGGCCATGCCCACTCCTCCCGAGACCTTTCTGCTCTATTTTGAATTCGGCAGATCGGAACTGACCGCCGAATCGAAACCCGTTCCGCCCATGATCATTGAAGCCATCACCCGCCGAAATTCCCGCGATGTACGCATCAACGGCCACTCGGACACGATCGGGCAGCGCGAGGACAACGCCCGCCTTTCCCTGGAACGGGCGGAGGGCGCGCGGGACATCCTGATCAAAGAAGGTATCGACCCGTCCATCATGCAGGTCTTTTCCCATGGTGAGGGCAACCTCCTCATCCCCACCGCCGACGATACCCCCGAACCGAGGAACCGCCGCGTGGAGGTGCTGGTCCGCTGA
- the recQ gene encoding DNA helicase RecQ, giving the protein MPKPCDILRTVFGYDGFVGPQEAIIKTLLAGRDAVVLMPTGGGKSLCYQIPALIRPGTAVVVSPLIALMRDQVQSLTQNGVRAAYLNSSLSAAEARSVEAELLAGRLDLIYVAPERLFLPGFLEQLGRIPLALFAIDEAHCVSQWGHDFRPEYTRLGMIAERFPDVPRLALTATADDLTRADIIRQLRLESAQVFASGFDRPGIRYLVALKDHPEQQLANFLRSQSPGEAGIVYRMSRKKVEATAASLCKQGFAALPYHAGLDPATRERNQERFMREDGVIMVATVAFGMGVDKPNVRFVVHLDPPTSLEAYHQETGRAGRDGLPAVALMTYGLGDIAMLRRLVAMDAGSSRLPVDIGEGRGESRARHERLKQQKLTSLLGYCETTNCRRQVLLRYFGEDLPRPCGNCDICLNPVESWDGTVAAQKALSTIYRVKEGFGAGHLADVLVGKQTRAVERWSHETVSTFGIGTELSRPEWLSVYRQLVAAGLADVDMEGYGALKLNAQSWEVMKGGRTVALRRDPVPVKGGQKSPVSKVAEVSSPEARELWESLRALRLEISREQGVPPYAVFSDRTLLEMVRYRPRGVEDLLGISGVGRMKLTAYGERFAEVLQRHESEHGRPNDVPDAPAPRVQKTTSGAQVLSVTEQTSLELFRENGTVEAVAGARGLKPATIYGHLVKAIAQGHVSAAEVTGLTRGQLSRIEESIGSMRLRGAASLGAVIEALDGEFSFEILRCVQAQMLREHAEQA; this is encoded by the coding sequence ATGCCCAAACCTTGTGATATTCTGCGTACGGTTTTTGGTTACGACGGGTTCGTCGGACCGCAGGAAGCCATTATCAAAACCCTGCTGGCCGGTCGCGACGCCGTGGTGCTCATGCCCACCGGCGGGGGAAAGTCCCTGTGCTACCAGATTCCGGCCCTGATCCGGCCCGGCACCGCAGTGGTCGTGTCGCCGCTCATCGCGCTCATGCGCGACCAGGTGCAGAGCCTGACCCAGAACGGGGTGCGCGCCGCCTATCTCAACTCCTCGCTTTCGGCGGCCGAGGCCCGTAGCGTGGAGGCCGAGCTGCTGGCCGGACGGCTGGACCTGATTTATGTCGCCCCGGAGCGACTGTTCCTGCCCGGTTTTCTGGAACAGCTCGGGCGCATCCCGCTGGCGCTTTTCGCCATTGACGAGGCGCACTGCGTGTCCCAATGGGGCCACGATTTTCGGCCGGAGTACACCCGCCTCGGGATGATTGCCGAGCGTTTTCCGGATGTGCCGCGTCTGGCCCTGACCGCAACGGCGGATGATTTGACCCGGGCGGACATCATCCGGCAGCTGCGTCTGGAATCGGCGCAGGTCTTTGCCTCGGGCTTTGACCGGCCGGGCATCCGCTATCTCGTCGCCCTGAAGGATCACCCGGAGCAGCAGCTCGCGAATTTCCTGCGCTCGCAGTCTCCCGGCGAGGCGGGCATCGTCTACCGCATGTCCCGCAAGAAGGTCGAGGCCACGGCCGCGAGCCTGTGCAAGCAGGGTTTTGCGGCCCTGCCCTATCATGCCGGGCTGGATCCGGCCACGCGCGAGCGCAACCAGGAGCGTTTCATGCGCGAGGACGGGGTGATCATGGTCGCCACCGTGGCTTTCGGCATGGGCGTGGACAAGCCCAACGTGCGTTTCGTGGTCCATCTCGATCCGCCCACCAGCCTTGAGGCCTATCATCAGGAGACGGGCCGCGCCGGGCGCGACGGTTTGCCCGCCGTGGCCCTCATGACCTACGGCCTGGGCGACATCGCCATGCTGCGCCGACTGGTGGCCATGGACGCGGGATCATCCCGTCTCCCCGTCGATATCGGAGAAGGGCGCGGCGAAAGCCGGGCGCGGCACGAGCGGCTCAAGCAGCAAAAACTGACCTCTCTCTTGGGGTACTGCGAGACCACCAACTGCCGGCGGCAGGTGCTGCTGCGCTATTTCGGGGAAGACCTGCCCCGGCCCTGCGGCAACTGCGACATCTGCCTGAATCCCGTTGAATCCTGGGACGGGACGGTAGCGGCCCAGAAGGCTCTGTCCACCATTTACCGGGTCAAGGAAGGTTTTGGCGCAGGGCATCTGGCCGATGTGCTGGTCGGCAAGCAGACGCGGGCCGTTGAGCGCTGGAGCCATGAGACGGTCTCGACGTTCGGCATCGGCACGGAGCTCTCCCGGCCGGAGTGGCTGAGTGTCTACCGCCAACTGGTGGCTGCGGGTCTGGCCGACGTGGACATGGAGGGGTATGGAGCCTTGAAGCTCAATGCCCAAAGCTGGGAAGTCATGAAGGGCGGGCGGACTGTCGCGCTGCGCCGCGACCCGGTCCCGGTGAAGGGGGGACAAAAGTCGCCTGTGTCCAAGGTGGCGGAGGTGTCCTCGCCCGAGGCCCGCGAACTCTGGGAAAGTCTGCGCGCATTGCGGCTGGAGATTTCCCGCGAACAGGGCGTGCCGCCCTACGCGGTTTTTTCGGATCGGACTCTTTTGGAGATGGTGCGCTACAGGCCGCGAGGCGTCGAGGATCTGCTTGGCATCAGCGGGGTGGGGCGGATGAAGCTTACGGCCTATGGGGAGCGTTTTGCCGAGGTTCTGCAACGCCATGAGTCCGAACACGGCCGTCCGAATGACGTGCCGGATGCTCCCGCGCCGCGCGTGCAGAAGACAACGTCCGGGGCGCAGGTCCTGTCTGTCACGGAACAGACCAGCCTGGAGCTGTTTCGGGAAAACGGGACCGTCGAGGCGGTGGCCGGGGCCAGGGGGCTGAAGCCTGCCACCATTTACGGGCATCTGGTCAAGGCCATCGCCCAGGGACATGTCTCGGCGGCGGAGGTTACGGGGCTGACCCGCGGCCAACTCTCCCGCATCGAGGAGAGCATCGGGTCCATGCGGCTGCGCGGCGCGGCCTCTCTTGGCGCGGTGATCGAGGCGCTTGACGGAGAGTTCAGCTTTGAAATCCTGCGTTGCGTCCAGGCCCAGATGCTGCGCGAGCACGCGGAGCAGGCATGA
- a CDS encoding CHASE2 domain-containing protein yields the protein MKRHRYRRRDILRLLGTGCVITICIVILHVARPELLVHFERKVYDVLLSQSRQRPPSPVPVLIAIDDKSLADLGQWPWPRHVLARLITRLHEAGADIVTLDLILSARDRTSPLLIQEELRRDTGFSIDLEGLPRTRLDHDHLLAEALAKMPTVLGYKLLFTPTGSDEPFCNVHPILSGQTISAAFSLHAAENAVCPLTILNAAATNSGFINALPDSDGVIRRTPLMALHAGELLPSLILATVMTRGETAIGLGQDADGGFVQFGRKRTHIDAQGNVLLRYRGPSGTFTTYSATDILSAPLPDLHGRVAIVGPTASGLGDNHPTPVDRVFPGIEVHATLLDNLLQKDTLIRPAWAIGAEACAIVLVGLLSSLLMMSAGPLACAAGLVLGATGVWSASLWLLNGPGYWISPLSTEIILLGNMALLSLVKYGMEERELRIRSQQLLHAQDATIMSLTALAETRDPETGGHIRRTREYILVLASVLARKTKFKKHLDRETIELLYKSAPLHDIGKVGIADSILLKPGMLTREEFTEMQRHTVLGAETLAEAERQSTDSGDRSFLGLAREIALSHHEKWDGSGYPQGLKGEDIPLGGRLMALADVYDALVTKRVYKDAMTHEEACQIILDGRGSHFDPDVVDAFEQSRHEFMKISTRYD from the coding sequence ATGAAGCGACACAGATACCGCCGCCGGGACATTCTTCGCCTGCTGGGCACCGGATGCGTCATCACGATCTGCATCGTGATCCTGCATGTCGCACGCCCGGAATTGCTCGTCCATTTCGAGCGCAAGGTCTACGATGTACTGCTGTCCCAAAGCCGTCAGCGCCCCCCGAGCCCTGTGCCCGTGCTCATCGCCATCGACGACAAATCCCTGGCCGATCTCGGGCAATGGCCCTGGCCGCGACATGTGCTGGCACGCCTGATCACCCGCCTGCATGAAGCCGGCGCAGACATCGTGACCCTGGACCTGATCCTCTCGGCACGCGACAGGACCTCCCCGCTGCTGATCCAGGAAGAGCTGCGCCGAGACACGGGATTCTCAATTGATCTTGAAGGGTTGCCTCGCACCAGACTGGACCATGACCACCTGCTGGCAGAAGCGCTGGCAAAAATGCCGACCGTTCTGGGTTACAAACTGCTCTTTACCCCCACCGGCAGCGACGAACCCTTCTGCAACGTTCATCCGATCCTCTCCGGACAAACCATATCTGCCGCGTTTTCACTGCACGCGGCCGAGAACGCCGTCTGCCCCCTGACGATCCTGAACGCGGCCGCGACAAATTCAGGTTTCATCAACGCCCTGCCCGACTCCGACGGAGTCATCCGGCGGACCCCGCTCATGGCGCTGCACGCAGGCGAACTGCTGCCAAGCCTGATCCTGGCCACGGTCATGACCCGGGGTGAAACCGCCATTGGCCTGGGGCAGGACGCCGACGGCGGCTTCGTGCAGTTTGGACGCAAGCGTACGCACATCGACGCCCAGGGCAATGTGCTGCTCAGATATCGCGGCCCCAGCGGCACCTTCACCACGTACTCCGCGACCGATATCCTCAGCGCCCCCCTGCCCGATTTACATGGTCGCGTGGCCATTGTCGGCCCCACCGCCTCAGGGCTTGGCGACAATCATCCGACCCCCGTGGACCGCGTCTTTCCGGGCATAGAGGTCCACGCCACCCTGCTCGACAACCTGCTCCAGAAAGACACCCTGATCCGCCCGGCCTGGGCCATCGGGGCGGAAGCATGCGCCATCGTGCTAGTCGGCCTCCTGTCGAGCTTGCTGATGATGTCCGCCGGTCCCTTGGCCTGCGCGGCCGGTCTGGTCCTGGGAGCGACCGGGGTGTGGAGCGCCAGCCTCTGGCTGCTGAACGGACCCGGCTACTGGATTTCACCCTTGTCCACGGAAATAATCCTGCTCGGCAACATGGCTCTTTTAAGCCTCGTCAAATACGGCATGGAGGAGCGTGAACTGCGCATCCGCAGCCAACAACTGCTGCACGCCCAAGACGCCACCATCATGAGCCTCACCGCGCTGGCCGAAACCCGCGACCCCGAAACCGGAGGGCACATCCGGCGCACTCGCGAGTATATCCTCGTTCTCGCCAGCGTCCTGGCCAGGAAAACAAAATTCAAAAAGCATCTCGACCGGGAGACCATCGAACTGCTCTACAAATCCGCCCCCCTGCACGATATCGGCAAGGTCGGCATCGCCGACAGCATCCTGCTCAAGCCGGGCATGCTGACCCGCGAAGAGTTCACGGAGATGCAGCGCCACACTGTCCTTGGGGCCGAAACCCTGGCCGAGGCGGAACGCCAGAGCACGGACAGCGGCGACCGTTCCTTCCTCGGCCTGGCGCGGGAAATCGCCCTCTCCCACCATGAAAAATGGGACGGCAGCGGTTATCCCCAGGGGCTCAAAGGAGAGGACATCCCTCTTGGAGGCAGGCTCATGGCGCTGGCCGACGTCTATGACGCGCTGGTCACAAAACGCGTCTACAAGGACGCCATGACGCATGAAGAGGCCTGTCAAATCATCCTGGATGGGCGCGGCTCCCATTTCGACCCGGATGTGGTCGACGCATTCGAACAGTCTCGGCATGAGTTCATGAAGATCAGTACCCGCTACGACTGA
- a CDS encoding tRNA adenylyltransferase encodes MKIYLVGGAVRDQVRGQEPVDLDFVAIGGDERELRQRVPGLTRVGQGIPVFVRGSRQYTLSDFSSIEDDLCSRDLTINALARDESGEIVAHPRALSDLHEKILRPVAPANFLADPLRAIRAARFAAAFPDFAVHAQLVEAMRGVTVEALAQVAAERVGQEVLKACAASVPGNFLRVLQAGDKLAPWLAEFRDAHAIPAGPPRFHDASVLEHTARVMDRCAGDGLGVWMALCHDLGKTVTAPELLPHHHGHEAVGPDMAQSLARRLRLPNRHGAAGRLAARWHMAAGCYDGLKPSTRVRLLLELDKAGIMESFFRMVAADQGGEQLERARRELELITSVRLPEKHRDLGPKSAEILLMMRCEALSAES; translated from the coding sequence ATGAAAATCTATCTTGTCGGCGGGGCCGTGCGTGATCAGGTGCGGGGCCAGGAACCCGTGGATCTTGATTTCGTGGCCATCGGCGGGGACGAAAGGGAACTGCGGCAACGGGTGCCGGGCCTGACCAGGGTCGGCCAGGGCATCCCGGTCTTTGTGCGCGGGTCCCGCCAGTACACCCTTTCGGATTTTTCGAGCATCGAGGACGATCTTTGTTCCCGTGATTTGACCATAAACGCCCTGGCCAGGGACGAGTCCGGCGAGATTGTGGCCCATCCCCGGGCGCTTTCGGACCTGCATGAAAAGATTCTGCGCCCCGTGGCCCCGGCCAATTTTCTGGCCGATCCCCTGCGGGCGATCCGCGCGGCCCGTTTTGCCGCTGCATTTCCCGATTTCGCGGTGCATGCGCAGCTCGTGGAGGCCATGCGCGGCGTCACGGTCGAAGCGCTCGCTCAGGTGGCGGCGGAAAGAGTCGGACAGGAGGTCTTGAAGGCCTGCGCCGCCTCTGTGCCGGGAAATTTTCTGCGCGTGCTGCAGGCCGGGGACAAGCTCGCGCCGTGGCTGGCCGAGTTCAGGGACGCGCACGCGATTCCGGCCGGTCCGCCCCGGTTTCACGATGCGAGCGTGCTGGAGCATACCGCCAGGGTCATGGACCGGTGCGCCGGAGACGGCCTTGGGGTCTGGATGGCGCTGTGCCACGACCTGGGCAAGACCGTGACGGCCCCCGAACTTCTGCCCCATCATCACGGGCACGAGGCGGTCGGTCCGGACATGGCCCAAAGCCTGGCTCGGCGCTTGCGTCTTCCGAACCGCCATGGCGCGGCCGGGCGTCTGGCCGCGCGCTGGCACATGGCCGCCGGATGTTATGACGGCCTAAAACCTTCGACGCGGGTGCGCCTGCTGCTGGAACTCGACAAGGCCGGGATAATGGAGAGTTTTTTTCGGATGGTGGCGGCGGACCAGGGCGGCGAGCAGCTGGAGCGGGCGCGGCGCGAACTGGAGCTGATCACGTCCGTGCGCCTGCCCGAGAAGCATCGTGATCTGGGGCCCAAAAGCGCGGAGATCCTTTTGATGATGCGTTGCGAGGCGCTTTCCGCCGAGTCCTGA
- a CDS encoding FecR family protein, protein MHLFMLLVLSFILHTGTAHAEPDVAGFIKTTEGSGQILRAGDVIAAGIGDVLYVSDTVTTSDQSTLGIMLEDDTVISLGPNSRLELSDFAFAPQEEKFSIAIRLLKGSFAYMSGVIGRLAPEKVHIETPDAVIAVHGTRFLVRVVE, encoded by the coding sequence ATGCATCTCTTCATGCTTCTCGTCCTGAGTTTCATTCTGCACACAGGCACCGCCCACGCGGAACCAGACGTGGCGGGCTTCATCAAGACCACCGAAGGGAGCGGACAAATACTGCGCGCGGGTGATGTCATTGCGGCCGGGATTGGGGACGTCCTGTATGTAAGCGACACTGTCACCACCTCCGATCAAAGCACGCTCGGAATCATGCTGGAAGACGACACGGTCATCTCCCTTGGTCCAAACAGCCGTCTCGAACTGAGCGACTTCGCCTTTGCGCCCCAGGAAGAAAAATTTTCCATCGCCATACGTCTGCTCAAAGGCTCTTTTGCCTATATGTCCGGGGTCATCGGCCGCCTTGCCCCCGAAAAAGTTCACATCGAAACCCCGGACGCGGTCATCGCCGTGCACGGCACGCGCTTTCTGGTCCGGGTGGTGGAATAA